In the Balaenoptera acutorostrata chromosome 7, mBalAcu1.1, whole genome shotgun sequence genome, one interval contains:
- the ZC3HAV1L gene encoding zinc finger CCCH-type antiviral protein 1-like: MAEPTVCSFLTKVLCAHGGRMFLQDLRGHVELSEARLRDVLRQAGPDRFLLQEVEVREDPWDAEAEVAAGEGGTGGGGGPSAWRVVAVSSARLCARYQRGECQACDQLHLCRRHMMGKCPNRDCWSTCTLSHDIHIPVNIQVLKNQGLFGLNEAQLRILLLQNDPCLLPEVCLLYNKGEALYGYCNLKDKCNKFHVCKSFVRGECRLPKCKRSHQLIHATSLQLLQDQGLNIPSVVNFQIIATYKHMKLHKMLENKDNSASSAEHSQGLEKRGVHVARAAEAGPLVSGPAESAKKPCAGKP, encoded by the exons ATGGCGGAGCCCACGGTGTGCTCGTTCCTCACCAAGGTGCTGTGCGCCCACGGCGGCCGCATGTTCCTGCAGGATCTGCGCGGCCACGTGGAGCTCTCGGAGGCCCGGCTGCGGGACGTGCTGCGCCAGGCCGGGCCCGACCGCTTCCTGCTGCAGGAGGTGGAGGTGCGGGAGGACCCGTGGGACGCCGAGGCCGAGGTGGCGGCCGGCGAGGGCGGCACGGGTGGCGGCGGCGGCCCCTCGGCCTGGCGGGTGGTGGCTGTGTCCTCCGCGCGCCTCTGCGCTCGCTACCAGCGCGGCGAGTGCCAGGCCTGCGACCAGCTGCACCTCTGCCGCCGCCACATGATGGGCAAGTGCCCGAACCGCGACTGCTG GTCTACCTGCACCCTTTCTCATGATATCCACATACCTGTCAACATCCAAGTCCTGAAAAACCAGGGACTGTTTGGTCTCAATGAGGCCCAGCTTCGGATCCTTCTTTTACAGAATGACCCCTGCCTTTTACCAGAG GTCTGTTTGCTCTACAACAAAGGTGAAGCCCTGTATGGTTACTGCAACCTCAAGGATAAATGCAACAAGTTTCACGTGTGCAAGTCCTTTGTCAGGGGAGAGTGCAGGCTGCCGAAGTGCAAGCGGTCCCATCAGCTAATTCACGCTACATCCCTGCAGCTGCTGCAGGACCAAGGACTGAATATTCCAAGTGTCGTTAATTTTCAGATAATTGCTACCTACAAGCACATGAAGCTGCACAAGATGCTTGAAAATAAAG atAATTCAGCTTCTTCTGCTGAGCATTCCCAGGGCCTTGAGAAACGAGGAGTACATGTAGCTAGGGCTGCAGAGGCCGGTCCTCTGGTCTCTGGCCCTGCTGAGTCAGCCAAGAAGCCATGTGCAGGTAAACCTTAG